In a single window of the Delftia tsuruhatensis genome:
- a CDS encoding aminotransferase class IV has protein sequence MKGRKTMADTDFDILETLALRDGGFVNLERHLARMREAARHFARPCADATLEQALQGLRQAHGQGDWRVRLALDAAGRVQTQAVALPASATPVRLALAERPIANAVARGQWVRFKTSRRAHYEALQPVDACVFDTVLHNEDGEITEGTRGNVAVLLDGRWVTPPLSCGLLPGVGRAVALDEGRVAERIVRLDELPRVQGWAFVNSLRGWLDAVMG, from the coding sequence GTGAAAGGGCGCAAGACCATGGCGGATACGGACTTCGACATTCTGGAAACCCTGGCGCTGCGGGACGGCGGCTTCGTGAACCTGGAGCGCCACCTGGCACGCATGCGGGAGGCGGCGCGGCATTTCGCGCGGCCCTGCGCCGATGCCACGCTGGAGCAGGCGCTGCAGGGCCTGCGCCAGGCCCATGGCCAGGGCGACTGGCGCGTGCGGCTGGCGCTGGATGCCGCAGGCCGGGTGCAGACCCAGGCCGTGGCGCTGCCTGCCTCGGCCACGCCGGTGCGGCTGGCGCTGGCCGAGCGGCCCATCGCCAACGCGGTGGCACGCGGGCAATGGGTGCGCTTCAAGACCTCGCGGCGTGCGCACTATGAGGCGCTGCAGCCCGTGGATGCCTGCGTGTTCGATACCGTGCTCCACAACGAGGACGGCGAGATCACCGAGGGCACGCGCGGCAATGTCGCGGTCCTGCTCGACGGCCGCTGGGTCACGCCTCCGCTGTCCTGCGGCCTGCTGCCCGGCGTGGGCCGGGCCGTGGCGCTGGACGAGGGGCGTGTGGCCGAGCGCATCGTGCGGCTCGATGAGCTGCCCCGCGTGCAAGGCTGGGCCTTTGTCAACAGCCTGCGGGGCTGGCTGGATGCGGTGATGGGCTGA
- the pabB gene encoding aminodeoxychorismate synthase component I: MKFLIDFPNPHDGSAARLRHGFGLPLHHLTAHAPDEVRGVLDAVQQAAQAGRWCLGWLRYEAAAAFDAAYAGTLHATPPGAPLAWFAVFDGPLPWPADDGVSGTGALAQWQPGLERADFDAAIARIHEAIAAGDCYQINYTAQMRGRLLGDVPSLFAALRRAQPGGYVACMDSGDEQVLSVSPELFFDWDGERILTRPMKGTAPRGATPEQDEANMQAMRASPKERAENVMIVDLLRNDVSRIAEPFSVTVPRLFHAEPLPTVWQMTSDVQARTRPGTRLADVFAALFPCGSITGAPKRQAMRLIHELEPGPRGVYCGAVGVVRPGSAPGRMHATFNVPIRTVVARGDELRCGIGSGITSGAEAPAEWQEWRHKRAFLDKV; encoded by the coding sequence GTGAAGTTCCTGATCGATTTTCCCAACCCCCATGACGGATCGGCCGCCCGGCTTCGCCATGGCTTCGGGCTGCCGCTGCATCACCTGACGGCCCATGCGCCGGACGAGGTGCGCGGTGTGCTCGATGCCGTCCAGCAGGCGGCGCAAGCCGGCCGATGGTGCCTGGGCTGGCTGCGCTACGAGGCGGCCGCCGCCTTCGATGCGGCCTATGCCGGCACATTGCATGCCACGCCGCCCGGCGCTCCCCTGGCCTGGTTCGCCGTCTTCGATGGCCCGCTGCCGTGGCCTGCGGACGATGGCGTGTCTGGGACGGGCGCGCTGGCGCAATGGCAGCCGGGGCTGGAGCGGGCCGACTTCGATGCCGCCATCGCCCGCATCCACGAGGCCATCGCGGCCGGTGACTGCTACCAGATCAACTACACGGCACAGATGCGGGGGCGATTGCTGGGAGACGTCCCCTCGCTGTTCGCCGCGCTGCGCCGCGCCCAGCCCGGCGGCTACGTGGCCTGCATGGACAGCGGCGACGAACAGGTGCTGTCGGTCTCGCCCGAACTCTTCTTCGACTGGGATGGCGAGCGCATCCTCACGCGGCCCATGAAGGGCACGGCGCCACGCGGCGCCACGCCGGAGCAGGACGAGGCGAATATGCAAGCCATGCGCGCTTCGCCCAAGGAGCGCGCGGAGAACGTGATGATCGTGGACCTGCTGCGCAACGATGTCTCGCGCATCGCCGAGCCATTCAGCGTCACGGTGCCGCGCCTGTTCCACGCCGAGCCCCTGCCCACGGTGTGGCAGATGACCTCGGATGTCCAGGCGCGCACGCGGCCCGGCACGCGCCTGGCCGACGTGTTCGCGGCGCTGTTTCCCTGTGGCTCGATCACGGGCGCGCCCAAGCGCCAGGCCATGCGGCTGATCCACGAACTGGAGCCCGGCCCGCGCGGTGTGTACTGCGGCGCCGTGGGCGTGGTGCGGCCGGGCAGCGCGCCGGGGCGCATGCACGCCACTTTCAACGTACCCATACGCACCGTGGTGGCGCGCGGCGACGAACTGCGCTGCGGCATAGGCAGCGGCATCACCTCGGGGGCCGAGGCGCCTGCCGAGTGGCAGGAGTGGCGCCACAAGCGGGCTTTTCTGGACAAGGTGTGA
- a CDS encoding DUF4148 domain-containing protein, with product MRTLSAALAALTLGLAGTAMAQEAISPASSNTAGLSRAEVLADLEMWHQAGMTYLPSPSADREIGYQSAEYQRGLARYQQLRSGPAYREAVARLETQQTVTQK from the coding sequence ATGCGTACCCTCTCCGCTGCACTGGCCGCCCTGACCCTGGGCCTCGCCGGCACTGCCATGGCCCAAGAAGCCATTTCTCCCGCTTCCTCGAACACCGCCGGCCTGAGCCGCGCCGAAGTGCTGGCCGACCTCGAGATGTGGCACCAGGCTGGCATGACCTACCTGCCCTCGCCTTCGGCCGACCGTGAAATCGGCTACCAGTCTGCCGAGTACCAGCGTGGCCTGGCCCGCTACCAGCAACTGCGCAGCGGCCCCGCCTACCGTGAAGCCGTGGCCCGGCTCGAAACCCAGCAGACAGTCACCCAGAAGTGA
- a CDS encoding Crp/Fnr family transcriptional regulator, with product MTASIPVSPHVPAVAWQGLRHVHVLQSLPDDRLAELAAQCRWQHLAVHQTLEGAYADQRLYMLVHGGLRVSSYAPSGRGLTLGEITQGVFFGGLPQQQNDCSGIPLVVEAAEPSLVASLAHEDVETLLMNEPQVLRSFIGRLSDLVVALARRMVNLGTLTVRSRLHAQLLERAERAGVEQGQALLAPAPRQNDLALLLGTSREEVAREMARLVRLGLLRREGRNLRICHVEGLRVLLEEAR from the coding sequence ATGACTGCCTCCATACCTGTTTCGCCGCATGTTCCCGCGGTGGCCTGGCAGGGCCTTCGCCATGTCCATGTGCTGCAAAGCCTGCCCGACGACCGCCTGGCCGAGCTGGCCGCGCAATGCCGCTGGCAGCATCTGGCCGTGCACCAGACGCTGGAAGGCGCCTATGCCGACCAGCGGCTCTACATGCTGGTCCATGGGGGCCTGCGCGTGAGCAGCTACGCCCCCAGCGGCCGGGGGCTGACGCTGGGCGAGATCACGCAGGGCGTGTTCTTCGGCGGGCTGCCCCAGCAGCAGAACGACTGCAGCGGCATTCCCCTGGTCGTCGAGGCCGCCGAGCCCAGCCTCGTCGCCTCGCTGGCACACGAGGACGTGGAAACGCTGCTGATGAACGAGCCCCAGGTGCTGCGCTCCTTCATCGGCCGACTCAGCGATCTGGTCGTGGCGCTGGCGCGGCGCATGGTCAACCTGGGGACGCTGACGGTGCGCAGCCGTCTGCATGCCCAGTTGCTGGAGCGCGCCGAACGCGCGGGGGTGGAGCAGGGGCAGGCCCTTCTGGCGCCTGCGCCCCGGCAAAACGACCTGGCCCTGCTGCTGGGCACCAGCCGCGAGGAGGTGGCGCGCGAGATGGCGCGTCTGGTGCGCCTGGGGCTGCTGCGCCGCGAGGGCCGCAACTTGCGCATCTGTCATGTCGAGGGCTTGCGCGTGCTGCTCGAAGAAGCGCGTTGA
- the panB gene encoding 3-methyl-2-oxobutanoate hydroxymethyltransferase, with translation MTQAPVTAGTPYGTIPPASPLPQRRPVSLPRLAQMREAGEKITMVTAYDATFAAVADAAGVECILVGDSLGMVCQGLHSTVGVSLQDMCYHTASVARGLHRVQGTAWLIADMPYGSYAENREQAMRSACALMQAGAHMVKLEGGGWTAPTVQFLVERGVPVCAHLGLTPQTVHALGGYRVQGKSDEGAATLRRHALELQDAGASMLVLEMVPAQLSRALTAELPHCHTIGIGAGSGTAGQVLVLHDMLGVNLGKMARFVHNFMEDAGSVKGAFEAYVQAVKSGSFPDDSKHAW, from the coding sequence ATGACCCAAGCCCCCGTCACTGCCGGCACGCCCTACGGCACCATTCCCCCCGCCTCGCCGCTGCCCCAGCGCCGCCCCGTGAGCCTTCCCCGCCTGGCGCAGATGCGCGAGGCCGGCGAGAAGATCACCATGGTCACCGCCTACGACGCCACCTTCGCGGCCGTGGCCGATGCGGCCGGCGTGGAATGCATCCTGGTCGGCGACTCGCTGGGCATGGTCTGCCAGGGCCTGCACAGCACGGTGGGCGTATCGCTGCAGGACATGTGCTATCACACGGCCAGCGTGGCGCGCGGCCTGCACCGTGTGCAGGGTACGGCCTGGCTGATCGCAGACATGCCCTATGGCAGCTACGCCGAAAACCGCGAGCAGGCCATGCGCAGCGCCTGCGCGCTGATGCAGGCCGGCGCCCACATGGTCAAGCTCGAAGGCGGCGGCTGGACCGCGCCCACGGTGCAGTTCCTGGTGGAGCGCGGCGTGCCCGTGTGCGCCCACCTGGGTCTGACGCCCCAGACCGTGCATGCGCTGGGCGGCTACCGCGTCCAGGGCAAGAGCGACGAAGGCGCGGCCACGCTGCGCCGACACGCACTGGAGCTGCAGGACGCAGGCGCCTCCATGCTGGTGCTGGAGATGGTGCCTGCCCAGTTGTCGCGCGCCCTCACGGCCGAGCTGCCGCACTGCCACACCATCGGCATCGGCGCGGGCAGCGGCACGGCCGGCCAGGTCCTGGTGCTGCACGACATGCTGGGCGTGAACCTGGGCAAGATGGCGCGCTTCGTGCACAACTTCATGGAAGATGCCGGCAGCGTCAAGGGCGCCTTCGAGGCCTATGTGCAGGCCGTCAAGAGCGGCAGCTTCCCCGACGACAGCAAGCACGCCTGGTGA
- the panC gene encoding pantoate--beta-alanine ligase — MQIVHSIADLRAILANKGRPAFVPTMGNLHEGHLSLVRTARQHGDITVASIFVNRLQFLPHEDFDSYPRTWDADCAKLRSEGCDLLFAPREADLYPEPQTFRIQPDPQLADMLEGHFRPGFFTGVCTVVMKLFSAVFFASGGGTAVFGKKDFQQLMVIRRMVDQFALPVDIVAGDTARAEDGLALSSRNGYLSSEERQQALALSQALQQLAQAARAGQSPLAELEDWAMQSLAAQGWAPDYLTVRLRRDLQSPADGQQLASAPLVALGAARLGKTRLIDNLEF; from the coding sequence ATGCAAATCGTCCACTCCATCGCCGACCTGCGCGCCATCCTGGCCAACAAGGGGCGCCCTGCCTTCGTGCCCACCATGGGCAATCTGCACGAGGGCCACCTGTCCCTGGTGCGCACCGCGCGCCAGCACGGTGACATCACGGTGGCCAGCATCTTCGTGAACCGCCTGCAGTTCCTGCCCCACGAGGATTTCGACAGCTACCCGCGCACCTGGGACGCCGACTGCGCCAAGCTGCGCTCCGAGGGCTGCGATCTGCTGTTCGCCCCGCGCGAGGCCGACCTCTACCCCGAGCCCCAGACCTTCAGGATCCAGCCGGATCCCCAGTTGGCCGACATGCTCGAGGGCCACTTCCGCCCCGGCTTCTTCACGGGCGTGTGCACCGTGGTGATGAAGCTGTTCTCGGCCGTGTTCTTCGCCAGCGGCGGCGGCACCGCCGTCTTCGGCAAGAAGGACTTCCAGCAACTGATGGTGATTCGCCGCATGGTCGATCAATTCGCCCTGCCGGTGGACATCGTTGCCGGCGATACGGCACGTGCCGAGGACGGCCTGGCGCTGAGTTCACGCAACGGCTACCTGAGCAGCGAGGAGCGCCAGCAGGCCCTGGCCCTGTCGCAGGCCCTGCAGCAACTGGCCCAGGCGGCCCGGGCGGGACAGTCGCCCCTGGCCGAGCTGGAGGATTGGGCCATGCAATCGCTGGCCGCCCAGGGCTGGGCGCCCGACTACCTCACGGTGCGCCTGCGCCGCGACCTGCAATCGCCCGCCGACGGGCAGCAACTGGCCAGCGCGCCGCTGGTCGCCCTGGGCGCCGCGCGCCTGGGCAAGACGCGCCTGATCGACAACCTGGAGTTCTGA
- a CDS encoding DUF3079 domain-containing protein, giving the protein MAKKFPIHPAHPERTCWGCDRYCARDALACGNGSDRTQHPVEIFGDDWMEWGLPPEPAADRVPAMNGTAN; this is encoded by the coding sequence ATGGCCAAGAAATTTCCCATCCACCCCGCGCACCCCGAACGCACCTGCTGGGGCTGCGACCGGTATTGCGCCAGGGATGCCCTGGCCTGCGGCAACGGCTCGGACCGCACCCAGCATCCCGTGGAGATCTTCGGCGACGACTGGATGGAATGGGGCCTGCCGCCCGAGCCCGCGGCGGACAGGGTCCCCGCCATGAACGGCACGGCGAACTGA
- a CDS encoding LysR family transcriptional regulator — protein sequence MQDPDLRQASTEPRISHRHLEVFRALMLSGSATAAAQMLFSSQPTVSRELARLEGLLGYALFERAQGRLRPTARALSLWAEVQRSWQGLDRVVEHALALGRPHQARIGVLCLPALSHALLPGALARLRARHGPVAVSVATQEAPLLQEWMSAQRHDLGLAELAEAPPGTRALALAPMDEVAVLPAGHPLVARQVLRAVDFAGEGFVSLARDDPYRQQIDAVFEQAGVQRQLHLETHSAVAVCAMVQHGLGVAIVNPLTARACAGPQLVVRPLAFSIPFQVHVLLPLHRPAVAEVQWLVEALAAEVQAEA from the coding sequence ATGCAAGACCCTGATCTCCGACAGGCTTCGACCGAGCCGCGCATTTCCCATCGCCATCTGGAGGTGTTCCGCGCGCTGATGCTCAGCGGCAGTGCCACGGCTGCGGCGCAGATGCTGTTCAGTTCCCAGCCCACGGTCAGCCGCGAGCTGGCGCGGCTGGAGGGTCTGCTGGGCTACGCCCTGTTCGAGCGCGCCCAGGGCCGGCTGCGCCCCACGGCGCGCGCGCTGTCCCTGTGGGCCGAGGTACAGCGCAGCTGGCAGGGCCTGGACCGCGTGGTCGAGCATGCGCTGGCCCTGGGCCGGCCGCACCAGGCCCGCATCGGCGTGCTGTGCCTGCCGGCGCTCAGCCATGCGCTGCTGCCGGGCGCGCTGGCACGGCTGCGGGCACGGCATGGACCGGTGGCCGTCAGCGTGGCCACGCAGGAGGCGCCACTGCTGCAGGAGTGGATGTCCGCCCAGCGCCACGACCTGGGCCTGGCCGAGCTGGCGGAGGCGCCGCCGGGCACGCGTGCGCTGGCACTGGCCCCCATGGACGAAGTGGCCGTGCTGCCTGCCGGCCATCCGCTGGTCGCCAGGCAAGTGCTGCGGGCCGTTGATTTCGCGGGCGAGGGTTTTGTCAGCCTGGCGCGCGATGATCCCTACCGCCAGCAGATCGATGCCGTGTTCGAGCAGGCCGGCGTGCAGCGCCAGCTGCACCTGGAGACCCACAGCGCCGTGGCCGTGTGCGCCATGGTGCAGCATGGCCTGGGCGTGGCCATCGTCAATCCGCTGACGGCGCGTGCCTGCGCGGGCCCGCAACTGGTGGTGCGACCGCTGGCCTTTTCGATTCCGTTCCAGGTGCATGTCCTGCTGCCCCTGCACCGTCCGGCCGTGGCCGAGGTGCAATGGCTGGTCGAGGCACTGGCCGCCGAGGTGCAGGCCGAGGCCTGA
- the lysA gene encoding diaminopimelate decarboxylase — MSNPFSPALLWALADQFGTPLWVYDAATIRARIAQLKAFDTIRFAQKACSNIHILKLMREQGVKVDAVSRGEILRALAAGYRAGHAQDLHSDIVFTADVMDEATLACVAEHKVPVNAGSIDMLHQLAQASPGHPVWLRINPGFGHGHSNKTNTGGEHSKHGIWHSDLLAALDAIRAGGLTLAGLHMHIGSGVDYGHLQQVCGAMVELVRATHQAGHDLQAISAGGGLSIPYREGDATIDTAHYHGLWDAAREQAEAIMGHALGLEIEPGRFLVAESGVLLGQVRATKNAGSNHFVLVDTGFNELMRPSMYGSWHGMQVLRRDGQALPARDAVVAGPLCESGDVFTQGDGGVVLPRSLAGASVGDLLVIHDTGAYGSSMSSNYNTRPLAAEVLVDGDAARLIRRRQTVEELLALELDL; from the coding sequence ATGTCCAATCCCTTCTCCCCTGCCCTGCTCTGGGCCCTGGCCGACCAGTTCGGCACGCCCCTGTGGGTCTACGACGCCGCCACCATCCGCGCGCGTATCGCCCAGCTCAAGGCCTTCGACACCATCCGCTTCGCCCAGAAGGCCTGCTCCAACATCCACATCCTCAAGCTCATGCGCGAGCAGGGCGTGAAGGTGGACGCGGTCTCGCGCGGCGAGATCCTGCGCGCGCTGGCGGCCGGCTACAGGGCCGGCCATGCCCAGGACCTGCACAGCGACATCGTGTTCACCGCCGACGTGATGGACGAGGCCACGCTGGCCTGCGTGGCCGAGCACAAGGTGCCCGTGAACGCCGGCTCCATCGACATGCTGCACCAGCTGGCCCAGGCCTCGCCCGGCCACCCGGTCTGGCTGCGCATCAACCCCGGCTTCGGCCACGGCCACAGCAACAAGACCAACACGGGCGGCGAGCACAGCAAGCACGGCATCTGGCACAGCGACCTGCTGGCCGCGCTGGACGCCATCCGCGCGGGCGGCCTGACCCTGGCCGGCCTGCACATGCACATCGGCTCGGGCGTGGACTACGGCCACCTCCAGCAGGTCTGCGGCGCCATGGTGGAACTGGTGCGTGCCACGCACCAGGCAGGCCACGACCTGCAGGCCATCTCGGCCGGCGGCGGCCTGTCCATTCCCTACCGCGAGGGCGATGCCACCATCGACACGGCCCACTACCACGGCCTGTGGGACGCGGCGCGCGAGCAGGCCGAGGCCATCATGGGCCATGCCCTGGGACTGGAGATCGAGCCGGGCCGCTTTCTCGTGGCCGAATCGGGCGTGCTGCTAGGCCAGGTGCGCGCCACCAAGAACGCGGGCAGCAACCATTTCGTGCTGGTGGACACCGGCTTCAACGAGTTGATGCGCCCCTCCATGTACGGTAGCTGGCACGGCATGCAGGTGCTGCGCCGCGACGGCCAGGCACTGCCCGCGCGCGACGCCGTGGTCGCCGGACCGCTGTGCGAATCGGGCGACGTGTTCACCCAGGGCGACGGCGGCGTGGTGCTGCCGCGCTCCCTGGCCGGCGCCTCGGTGGGCGACCTGCTCGTCATCCATGACACGGGCGCCTATGGCAGCTCCATGTCCAGCAACTACAACACGCGCCCCCTGGCTGCCGAAGTGCTGGTCGACGGCGACGCCGCCCGCCTGATCCGCCGCCGCCAGACGGTGGAGGAACTGCTGGCGCTGGAGCTGGACCTGTAG
- a CDS encoding NAD(P)H-dependent glycerol-3-phosphate dehydrogenase, producing the protein MNIVVIGAGAWGTALAMSAASRGGGRTVALWARDAAQAQAMQAQRENARYLPGVAFPPGLQVVQGEIEGRLAAADLIVIGTPMAALREWLLRLRHASAPVAWLCKGFEAVAPGASAASHGLMAHEVCAQVAPDLLCGVLSGPSFAAEVARHQPTALVAASRHPEVSDALVAAFHGDAMRVYANSDIVGVEVGGAVKNVLAIATGLCDGLQLGLNARAALVTRGLAEMTRLGLALGARIETFMGLSGLGDLVLTATGDLSRNRKVGLLLAQGRTLDEAVASLGHVAEGVYSARTVLARARLLNVEMPITETVVDLLDGRLRAAEAVQHLMARDPRGE; encoded by the coding sequence ATGAACATTGTGGTGATTGGCGCCGGCGCATGGGGCACGGCACTGGCGATGAGCGCCGCCTCGCGCGGGGGCGGACGCACCGTGGCCCTGTGGGCGCGCGATGCCGCCCAGGCCCAGGCCATGCAGGCACAGCGGGAGAACGCCCGCTACCTGCCCGGCGTGGCCTTTCCGCCCGGCTTGCAGGTCGTGCAGGGCGAGATCGAGGGCCGATTGGCTGCCGCTGACCTGATTGTCATCGGCACACCCATGGCGGCCCTGCGCGAATGGCTGCTGCGCCTGCGGCATGCATCGGCGCCCGTGGCATGGCTGTGCAAGGGTTTCGAGGCCGTGGCGCCCGGTGCTTCGGCCGCCTCGCATGGGCTGATGGCCCACGAGGTCTGCGCCCAGGTGGCGCCTGACCTGCTGTGCGGCGTTCTCAGCGGACCCAGCTTCGCGGCCGAGGTGGCTCGCCACCAGCCCACGGCGCTGGTGGCCGCAAGCCGCCATCCCGAAGTCAGCGATGCCCTGGTCGCCGCCTTCCATGGCGATGCCATGCGCGTCTATGCCAATTCCGACATCGTGGGCGTGGAGGTGGGCGGGGCGGTCAAGAACGTGCTGGCCATCGCCACCGGCCTGTGCGACGGCCTGCAGCTGGGATTGAACGCGCGCGCGGCCCTGGTCACGCGCGGCCTTGCCGAGATGACCCGCCTGGGCCTGGCGCTGGGTGCGCGCATCGAGACCTTCATGGGCCTGTCGGGCCTGGGTGATCTGGTGCTCACCGCCACGGGCGACCTGTCGCGCAACCGCAAGGTGGGTCTGCTGCTGGCCCAGGGCCGCACGCTCGACGAAGCCGTGGCCTCGCTGGGCCATGTGGCCGAAGGCGTGTACAGCGCGCGCACCGTGCTGGCGCGCGCGCGGTTGCTCAATGTGGAAATGCCCATCACCGAGACCGTGGTGGACCTGCTCGACGGCCGGCTGCGAGCCGCCGAGGCCGTGCAGCACCTGATGGCGCGCGATCCGCGGGGAGAGTGA
- the secB gene encoding protein-export chaperone SecB — protein sequence MAEQDTPVFQIQRVYLKDLSLEQPNSPAILLEQEQPSVDIQLGVEATPVAEGIFEVAVTATVQTKIQDKTVFLVEAKQAGIFEIRNVPEDQMGGVIGIACPQIIYPYLRGNVADVVTRAGFPPVHLAEINFQAMYEQQQAAAQADGNSLPQ from the coding sequence ATGGCCGAACAGGACACTCCCGTCTTCCAGATCCAGCGCGTCTACCTCAAGGACCTGTCGCTGGAGCAGCCCAATTCGCCCGCCATCCTGCTGGAGCAGGAGCAGCCCAGCGTGGACATCCAGCTCGGCGTCGAAGCGACTCCCGTGGCCGAAGGCATCTTCGAAGTGGCCGTGACGGCCACCGTGCAGACCAAGATCCAGGACAAGACCGTGTTCCTGGTCGAGGCCAAGCAGGCCGGCATCTTCGAGATCCGCAACGTGCCCGAGGACCAGATGGGCGGTGTGATCGGCATCGCCTGCCCCCAGATCATCTACCCCTACCTGCGCGGCAACGTGGCCGACGTGGTCACCCGCGCAGGCTTCCCGCCCGTGCACCTGGCGGAAATCAACTTCCAGGCCATGTACGAGCAGCAGCAGGCGGCCGCCCAGGCCGACGGCAACTCCCTGCCGCAGTAA
- the grxC gene encoding glutaredoxin 3, whose translation MQAVKMYTTAVCPYCIRAKQILKSKGVEQIEEIRIDTDPAARDVMMQSTGRRTVPQIFIGEQHVGGCDDLMALDAQGALVPLLQS comes from the coding sequence ATGCAAGCCGTGAAGATGTACACCACCGCTGTCTGCCCCTATTGCATCCGGGCCAAGCAGATCCTCAAGTCCAAGGGCGTGGAGCAGATCGAGGAGATCCGCATCGACACCGATCCCGCCGCGCGCGATGTGATGATGCAGAGCACGGGCCGCCGCACGGTGCCCCAGATCTTCATCGGCGAGCAGCATGTGGGCGGCTGTGACGACCTGATGGCGCTGGATGCCCAGGGAGCCCTGGTGCCCCTGCTGCAAAGTTGA
- a CDS encoding rhodanese-like domain-containing protein: MKFIIDNWYLILIALASGVMLLLPMVRGAGGGSLTAAQAVQLINRQKAVVIDVSEPEEFAAAHANGARNLPLGQFEEKLPSTVKNKALPLVLICAKGNRAARAEALARKLGYEKAQALAGGLKAWRDAGMPVEKA; encoded by the coding sequence GTGAAATTCATCATCGATAACTGGTATTTGATCCTGATCGCGCTGGCGTCGGGCGTGATGCTGTTGCTGCCCATGGTGCGTGGCGCCGGCGGCGGTTCGCTGACGGCCGCGCAGGCCGTGCAACTGATCAACCGCCAAAAGGCCGTGGTCATCGATGTCTCCGAGCCCGAGGAATTCGCGGCGGCCCATGCCAACGGCGCCAGGAACCTGCCGCTGGGCCAGTTCGAGGAAAAGCTGCCCTCCACGGTCAAGAACAAGGCCCTGCCGCTGGTGTTGATCTGCGCCAAGGGCAACCGCGCCGCGCGTGCCGAGGCCCTGGCCCGCAAGCTGGGCTATGAAAAGGCCCAGGCCCTGGCCGGCGGCCTGAAGGCATGGCGCGATGCCGGCATGCCGGTTGAAAAGGCCTGA
- the gpmA gene encoding 2,3-diphosphoglycerate-dependent phosphoglycerate mutase: MYKLVLIRHGESTWNLENRFTGWTDVDLTATGVEQAKNAGRLLKAEGYDFDLAYTSVLKRATRTLWHTLDEMDRTWLPVEHSWRLNERHYGGLQGLNKADMAKQYGDAQVLVWRRSYDTPPPALAPQDPRSERGDVRYARLDPGQVPLTECLKDTVARVLPFWNESIAPAIKAGKRVVVAAHGNSIRALIKYLDGISDDAIVGVNVPNGIPLVYELDADLRPIRHYYLGDAEAAAKAAAAVAAQGKA, from the coding sequence ATGTACAAGCTCGTGCTGATCCGCCACGGTGAATCCACCTGGAACCTCGAAAACCGCTTCACCGGCTGGACCGACGTGGACCTGACCGCCACCGGCGTCGAGCAGGCCAAGAACGCCGGCCGCCTGCTCAAGGCCGAGGGCTACGACTTCGACCTCGCCTACACCAGCGTCCTCAAGCGTGCCACGCGCACGCTGTGGCACACACTGGACGAGATGGACCGCACCTGGCTGCCCGTGGAGCACAGCTGGCGCCTGAACGAGCGCCACTACGGCGGCCTGCAGGGCCTGAACAAGGCCGACATGGCGAAGCAGTACGGCGACGCCCAGGTCCTCGTATGGCGCCGCAGCTACGACACGCCGCCTCCGGCCCTGGCCCCCCAGGACCCGCGCAGCGAGCGCGGCGATGTGCGCTACGCCCGCCTCGACCCCGGCCAGGTGCCGCTGACCGAATGCCTGAAGGACACGGTCGCGCGCGTGCTGCCGTTCTGGAATGAGTCCATCGCACCTGCGATCAAGGCCGGCAAGCGGGTCGTCGTGGCCGCGCACGGCAACTCCATCCGCGCCCTGATCAAGTACCTGGACGGCATCTCGGACGACGCCATCGTCGGCGTGAATGTGCCCAACGGCATTCCGCTGGTCTACGAACTGGACGCCGACCTCCGGCCGATTCGCCACTACTATCTGGGCGATGCCGAGGCGGCCGCCAAGGCCGCAGCCGCAGTGGCTGCCCAGGGCAAGGCCTGA